The following DNA comes from Gammaproteobacteria bacterium.
TTATCCATGAGGGAGATAGACAAGCCATGCCTACTTTTGCATACTCGATATTTTATCTAACTAGCGTTTTCGCACTGTTACTAGTAGATCACTATTTGCGAACCATGATAGATTTATGGCTCTAAGTTTAGCATTTGTAAATCACCCCACGGCTAAAGCCGGGGGCTTTAATGGAATAAAGCCTGGTTTACCAGCCTGAGCCACAAAACATTGTGGCTACGTTGCAACGAAGTAAAAGACTCACCCTGGGGCGCTTCCTCAACTCCAGGCGCTGAAAGTGGCAGGAGCAGACAAGCTCGGGGGTAGTACGAAACGGTCTGCCGCAAGGTTCGCAAGAACTGAATCTGCGTTGCAACATTGGCGAGGGGAGCTGGGTCGCAAGACTCGTGTCACCAGGCCCGTAAGGGCTGACAGCCGGGAAAGACCAGCACTTTACTTAACTTCAAAATCAAAAAACAGGAGGACGGCGCTTCCTCCCCATGGCTAAAGCCAGAGGTTTCCGCGCCGGATTTGGATGAAGCTAGATTCTAGTATTGCATGACGTACCATATAGTATTCAGATGCACATCATTGTCGCTACCCTAAGCCTGATACCTGCTGTTTGACGTTCAACCATAACAATTTATATTATATGCCCATGAGTAAATTATCCATAAAGTCAATAATTTATCGATCTCTCTGGATCAAAGGTTTTCCATACCAAAGATCTATGAAAGTTTCATGTACTGTTGAGTGTCTATTAAGCAGACCATTGGAATGTACACCATTAAAGTGTGCGTCACTTGGGTAGCGTAAGGTTTAACCGCCGAGAAAGATAAACAATTTTAATATTTTACTATCCCAAGGGGCGGAGAAAACCGTCCCCTTCTTCCCGCTTTGAAGAGCAAATTTTCTTGGGGTATTGATGAAAAGAACTACCTATACCATTTTAGCGGCGGTCGCCGTCGTGCTTGCGTTCGTTGTGATCACCTTCGGGGCGTATGTACGCCTTTCAGATGCAGGCTTAGGGTGTCCGGATTGGCCTGGTTGCTATGGTCAACTAGCAGTACCAGAAACCAAAGAAGCCATTGATAAAGCGAATGTTGCTTATCCACAACGTCAATTAGAACCTGGTAAGGCCTGGAAAGAAATGTATCATCGATATATTGCTACGGGCCTTGGAGTGCTTATTCTATTACTTGCTGCAATTGCTTGGACTTATCGCAGTAATGGACTTCCTGTAATGTTGCCAACAGTATTGGTTGGACTTGTCACGCTTCAAGGCTTGCTAGGTATGTGGACTGTGACATTACTAGTTAAACCACTTATTGTAACCGCACATCTGGCAGGAGGACTAATTACTTTAATGATGCTTTGGTGGCTAGTATTACGTACCGGACGACTCTTTATCACTCATGAACCAATTTTCATCCGATTCCGTCCCTGGATTGGATTTGGAATGGTTTTACTTTTTGTTCAGGTATTACTTGGAGGTTGGACCAGTACTAATTACGCAGCAGCGGCTTGCATTGAATTTCCTACTTGTTACGCTGGCATGTGGTGGCCACCAACTGATTTTCATGAGGCTTTCACACTGTGGCGAGGATTAGGAATTAATTATGAATTTGGCGTGTTGGAAAATCCTGCTCGTACCGCAATTCATCTTGCACACCGAATTGGTGCGTTAGTAGTATTTGTGTATCTTGTGGTTCTATCAGTGCAAATTATGCAACGTGCTAAAAGTGTAATCCATGCCTATATCGGAGTGGCTTTGCATGTCCTATTGCTTGCTCAAGTTAGTTTAGGTATTGCTACTGTACTTAATTATCG
Coding sequences within:
- a CDS encoding cytochrome c oxidase assembly protein subunit 15, producing MKRTTYTILAAVAVVLAFVVITFGAYVRLSDAGLGCPDWPGCYGQLAVPETKEAIDKANVAYPQRQLEPGKAWKEMYHRYIATGLGVLILLLAAIAWTYRSNGLPVMLPTVLVGLVTLQGLLGMWTVTLLVKPLIVTAHLAGGLITLMMLWWLVLRTGRLFITHEPIFIRFRPWIGFGMVLLFVQVLLGGWTSTNYAAAACIEFPTCYAGMWWPPTDFHEAFTLWRGLGINYEFGVLENPARTAIHLAHRIGALVVFVYLVVLSVQIMQRAKSVIHAYIGVALHVLLLAQVSLGIATVLNYRQLSVAVAHNAGAALLLLVLLSLFHASKPLAEVPTKDA